The following nucleotide sequence is from Desulfuromonadaceae bacterium.
AAACAATTATTTCTTCTTGTAAACCTCGTCCGGATCGAACAGCGGGTTGGAGTGCTCGACCCACTGGCCGTCTTCCCATTTGACATAGAAACAGCTGCGATTGCCGGTGTGGCACGCGGCGGGACCGTTTTGCTTGACCTTGATAACGACGGTATCGGCATCGCAGTCGGTGTAGATTTCCTTGACCTCCTGCGTGTTCCCCGATTCCTCTCCTTTCATCCAGTACTTGTTGCGGGTGCGGCTGAAGAACCAGGTCTTGCCGTCGCGCAAGGTGTTCTCCAGCGTTTTTTTATCCATGAAGGCCACCATCAACACTTCATTGTTCTCGTAGTCCTGAATAATCGCCGGAATCAGGCCACCCATTTTGTCAAAATCGATTTCTATCACGCGCTACCTCCTGTTTATTTGATAAGAAAACCTTTAATACAACGCACCCGAAACGGTGTCAACTTTTTGCTCGCGCCCGGCAGCGAAACTGCTATGATGGCGACTATGCAATCCTTAACGATTCACCCTGACGAAACCGGACTCACCACCCTTGAATTCCTGCAACGGCGCATCCCCGCGGCACCCGCCGCATATCTGCGTCAACTGCTGAAAAACGGCAAGATCAGCGGCGACCAGGGGCCATTGCGGGCGACCGATCGCCTGCGCGCCGCGACAACGGTGCAGCTGCCAGCCAGTGGCCGACTGCAAGAACTCCTCGCCGTCCCCGCACCGCCGCCGACCGCCGTCGAGATTCTGTTTGAAACGCGGGAGATTCTGGTCGTGGCCAAACCGGCGGGGCTGGCGATGCACGCCGGAGTCGGCCACGAGGACGATCATCTCAGCGGGCGGGTCAACGCCCTGCTCAAGGCGCGTGGCGACCGTTTCATGGTCGCGCCGGTACAACGGCTTGACCTGGACACTTCAGGGCCGGTACTCTTCGGCAAGGGGAAAAGCGCCTGTGCCGAACTGGGTCGCCTCTTCATGCGCCATGATGTCGAAAAAGACTATCTGGCGCTGGTTTCCGGTCAATTGCGCGGCGAACTTTACACTGGCCAGACTCTCAC
It contains:
- a CDS encoding RluA family pseudouridine synthase; the encoded protein is MQSLTIHPDETGLTTLEFLQRRIPAAPAAYLRQLLKNGKISGDQGPLRATDRLRAATTVQLPASGRLQELLAVPAPPPTAVEILFETREILVVAKPAGLAMHAGVGHEDDHLSGRVNALLKARGDRFMVAPVQRLDLDTSGPVLFGKGKSACAELGRLFMRHDVEKDYLALVSGQLRGELYTGQTLTSVIPAKGKTKEATTSFRVLGRSPAATLLELRIHSGRQHQIRRQLADLGHPLYGDRRYRGPCPEGLPRLFLHCRRLAFNDPFNGAPLDFTQPLPADLKIFLDTIVPAAALP
- the hisI gene encoding phosphoribosyl-AMP cyclohydrolase produces the protein MIEIDFDKMGGLIPAIIQDYENNEVLMVAFMDKKTLENTLRDGKTWFFSRTRNKYWMKGEESGNTQEVKEIYTDCDADTVVIKVKQNGPAACHTGNRSCFYVKWEDGQWVEHSNPLFDPDEVYKKK